One region of Pelorhabdus rhamnosifermentans genomic DNA includes:
- a CDS encoding DeoR/GlpR family DNA-binding transcription regulator, which yields MLAQERHARIIAMLEKDRNVKVAYLVKLFNISIETVRRDLEYLEKQGYLKRVYGGAVLEKVETREVNFWVRETKNSEEKIEIGQIAAKYVTEGQAIALDVSTTNTEVARAIKRRIRRLTVITNSLAIVDELRDMPNYTILMVGGIIKGEERCVIGSIAEKFIESLHIDITFASCSGISLHAGITDYGIGEIEVKKKMMECSQQIIVVADSSKFGVVSLFHVSDLEKVSMIITDSKIKDSIKGKYLERGIEIVNT from the coding sequence ATGTTAGCTCAGGAACGACATGCTAGAATTATTGCGATGTTAGAAAAGGATAGAAACGTTAAAGTGGCATATCTTGTAAAGCTATTTAATATATCAATTGAAACGGTGAGAAGGGACCTTGAATATTTGGAAAAACAAGGTTATTTGAAAAGAGTTTATGGTGGAGCAGTGCTAGAAAAGGTAGAAACGCGAGAAGTTAACTTTTGGGTTAGAGAAACTAAAAATAGTGAAGAAAAAATTGAAATTGGTCAAATTGCAGCAAAATATGTAACAGAGGGCCAGGCAATTGCGTTGGATGTTAGTACTACTAACACTGAAGTTGCCCGAGCAATTAAACGTAGAATAAGAAGATTAACGGTCATAACAAACTCGCTTGCTATTGTTGATGAACTTAGAGATATGCCCAACTATACTATACTTATGGTTGGTGGAATTATAAAAGGGGAAGAAAGATGTGTTATAGGCAGTATAGCAGAAAAATTTATTGAGAGCTTGCATATTGATATTACATTTGCTAGCTGCAGTGGTATTTCTCTGCATGCTGGCATAACTGATTACGGAATTGGCGAGATCGAGGTAAAAAAGAAAATGATGGAGTGTTCTCAACAAATTATAGTTGTGGCAGACAGTTCGAAATTTGGAGTGGTATCTTTATTTCATGTGTCTGATTTGGAGAAAGTTAGTATGATTATTACGGATTCTAAGATAAAGGATAGTATTAAAGGTAAATATTTAGAAAGAGGAATAGAAATTGTTAATACATGA
- a CDS encoding carbohydrate ABC transporter permease — protein sequence MAQNSDSGSRTTRIQFKHFENRTALLFILPVLIPLVLFWLWPMTYSLYISFTDWDYMSPEYRFVGLSNYGHLLHNTDFLAALKNTMIFSIGTVVPTVVGGLMLALLLNRNLRGIGLFRTIFFSPWVTPTVAVSIVWAWLFEPKVGLVNYLLQIIHLPKLQWAQSAEWAMVEIIIFTVWKGVGWAMVFYLSALHKVPKELYEACDIDGGTDWQKFKNVTLPLISPTTFFLIVITTIDAIQAYDQIQIITQGGPAGSTRTLLYLYYQAAFERFNMGEATAVATVLVLITVLLGVIQFVASKRWVYYR from the coding sequence ATGGCACAAAATAGTGATAGTGGAAGTAGAACAACAAGAATCCAATTTAAACATTTTGAGAATAGGACAGCTCTGTTATTTATATTGCCAGTATTGATACCGTTAGTCTTATTCTGGTTGTGGCCAATGACCTATTCATTATACATAAGTTTTACGGATTGGGATTATATGAGTCCGGAATATCGTTTTGTTGGTTTGAGTAATTATGGTCATCTTTTACACAATACAGATTTTTTAGCTGCACTCAAGAATACAATGATTTTTTCAATAGGAACGGTAGTTCCAACGGTAGTTGGCGGTTTAATGCTCGCTCTTTTGTTAAACAGAAACCTAAGAGGGATCGGGCTTTTTAGAACGATTTTTTTTTCACCGTGGGTAACTCCAACGGTTGCAGTTTCTATTGTCTGGGCATGGTTATTTGAGCCCAAGGTTGGACTTGTAAATTATTTATTGCAAATAATACATTTGCCTAAGCTCCAATGGGCTCAAAGCGCAGAGTGGGCAATGGTTGAAATAATAATTTTTACTGTATGGAAGGGGGTGGGATGGGCCATGGTGTTTTATCTTAGTGCACTGCACAAAGTGCCTAAGGAGCTGTATGAAGCCTGTGATATTGATGGAGGGACTGATTGGCAGAAATTTAAAAATGTCACATTACCACTTATTTCGCCAACAACCTTTTTTCTAATTGTTATCACTACCATTGATGCTATTCAGGCATATGACCAGATTCAAATTATTACGCAAGGCGGACCTGCCGGAAGTACTAGAACGCTATTATATTTGTATTATCAAGCGGCGTTTGAAAGATTTAATATGGGTGAAGCTACAGCAGTAGCCACTGTGTTAGTGCTTATAACGGTGTTGCTAGGAGTCATACAGTTTGTGGCCTCAAAACGTTGGGTTTATTATCGTTGA
- a CDS encoding MFS transporter, whose amino-acid sequence MLLTAKRHKIQRAETVTRYRWFVLAFIFVIYTLSYGDRANIGVVLPVIKAEFQLSNFEAGSLASFFFVGYALTQIPAGFWYSLFGVKKLMALSMIMVSVFTGLIGTSGSAFMIKMYRLGLGLAEGPTPVGMAATINTWFPPKEKGIASGIYLAAAKFAPVIVPPICVAIMQSYGWRYVFYWFALPGIILAAGWYFLIKDRPEESPFCSPGEVDYIKNTAVANQQKEIQQKKSFLWLDKLIHLKHVSKIETNAQIFCSWNIWGNTFGYCLMLSVVNGILTWIPSYLVNEKHFSFIKMGFVASAPWIGAVLGNLIGGWIADKIFDKRRKPLMLVSTLSTAIMMLLLINSPADARLLGIMLFFTGFLLNLGFSAFTAYPMGLTTKKTFPIAIAVVNSGGHLGSVFSPMFAGFLLDKFNYGAVFSFFALCAALSLLVILTVDEPIQE is encoded by the coding sequence ATGTTGTTAACAGCAAAGCGGCATAAGATTCAACGAGCTGAAACCGTTACACGATATCGTTGGTTTGTTCTGGCATTTATTTTTGTGATTTATACTCTTTCTTATGGTGATCGGGCAAACATTGGAGTAGTATTGCCTGTGATTAAGGCCGAGTTTCAACTGAGTAATTTTGAGGCAGGGTCCTTAGCCAGTTTCTTTTTTGTCGGGTATGCCCTTACGCAAATTCCGGCCGGATTCTGGTATAGTTTGTTTGGGGTAAAAAAATTGATGGCACTGTCAATGATTATGGTTTCAGTATTTACCGGGTTAATCGGAACTTCAGGGTCAGCTTTTATGATAAAAATGTATCGTTTAGGACTAGGTCTTGCGGAAGGGCCAACACCTGTGGGCATGGCTGCTACTATTAATACTTGGTTTCCGCCAAAAGAAAAGGGGATAGCTTCTGGTATTTATTTAGCTGCAGCTAAGTTTGCTCCTGTCATTGTTCCGCCTATCTGTGTTGCAATTATGCAATCATATGGCTGGAGATATGTTTTTTATTGGTTTGCGTTACCGGGAATAATATTGGCAGCGGGATGGTATTTTTTAATAAAAGATCGTCCGGAAGAGAGTCCGTTTTGTTCACCTGGTGAAGTAGATTATATTAAAAATACAGCAGTAGCCAATCAGCAGAAGGAAATACAACAGAAAAAATCGTTTTTGTGGTTGGATAAATTGATTCATTTAAAGCATGTTTCTAAAATTGAGACAAATGCCCAAATTTTTTGCTCATGGAATATTTGGGGAAATACCTTTGGTTACTGTTTAATGCTAAGTGTGGTTAATGGAATACTTACTTGGATACCTTCTTACTTAGTAAATGAAAAGCATTTTTCATTTATCAAAATGGGTTTTGTTGCTTCTGCACCATGGATTGGGGCAGTATTAGGTAATTTAATTGGGGGGTGGATTGCTGATAAAATTTTCGATAAACGGCGCAAGCCACTGATGCTGGTAAGTACATTATCGACAGCTATTATGATGCTTCTCTTGATTAACTCACCTGCCGATGCGAGACTTTTGGGAATCATGCTTTTTTTCACTGGATTTTTACTTAATCTTGGTTTTTCAGCATTTACAGCATATCCAATGGGACTTACAACTAAGAAGACTTTTCCGATTGCCATTGCAGTAGTAAATAGTGGAGGACATTTGGGGAGTGTTTTTTCGCCAATGTTCGCAGGATTTTTATTGGATAAATTTAATTATGGGGCAGTATTTTCATTTTTTGCTCTGTGCGCCGCTTTAAGTTTGCTTGTAATTTTAACGGTTGATGAACCAATTCAAGAATAA
- a CDS encoding TetR/AcrR family transcriptional regulator: MIRKNIPDAKIRILQAAIQVFAEKSFAGSRVDEIAQVANVPKSVIYYHFKSKDEILEVLIQKFVRDYLELIAIAENDTHQTKARELAERIQTRYSRFEESNADLIRIIMIESLKKSNKKPVIFKIVEALIDKENTFSGLENWNDYDRQERLVAEFFTNIIPNYAYICFRDAWTNYFGIKQEGLSKLFVKVFMATHGAYHKYHE, translated from the coding sequence ATGATAAGGAAGAATATACCCGATGCGAAAATTAGAATCTTGCAAGCGGCAATTCAAGTATTCGCTGAAAAAAGTTTTGCAGGTTCGCGGGTTGACGAAATTGCGCAAGTAGCAAATGTACCAAAATCAGTAATTTATTATCATTTCAAAAGTAAAGATGAAATTTTAGAAGTGCTTATTCAAAAATTTGTGCGTGACTATCTTGAATTGATTGCCATAGCTGAAAATGATACGCATCAGACGAAGGCAAGGGAATTAGCTGAGCGGATTCAGACTAGATATTCGCGTTTCGAGGAAAGCAATGCGGATTTAATTCGTATTATCATGATTGAATCGCTAAAAAAATCAAACAAAAAACCAGTGATTTTTAAAATTGTCGAAGCGCTAATAGACAAGGAAAATACCTTTTCAGGGTTAGAGAATTGGAATGATTATGATAGGCAAGAGCGTTTAGTGGCAGAGTTCTTTACTAATATTATTCCTAATTATGCTTATATTTGTTTTCGCGATGCCTGGACAAATTATTTTGGGATTAAACAAGAAGGATTAAGCAAACTTTTTGTCAAAGTGTTCATGGCAACTCATGGAGCGTATCATAAATACCATGAGTAA
- a CDS encoding IS66 family transposase, translating into MAACTILNRLNSGRSRQRQCLTSFFHTFIQPKPQRRAAFGRTVHYTINQWKYLERYLLDARLEISNNRAEPRLARTYSAS; encoded by the coding sequence TTGGCTGCTTGTACAATCCTAAATCGCTTAAACAGCGGCAGAAGTCGGCAACGCCAGTGCTTGACGAGCTTTTTTCATACCTTCATACAGCCAAAGCCTCAACGAAGAGCGGCATTTGGCAGGACGGTACACTATACTATAAATCAGTGGAAGTATCTTGAGCGCTATCTTCTAGATGCGCGCTTAGAGATTAGCAACAATCGAGCGGAGCCAAGACTAGCGCGAACATATTCAGCATCATAG
- a CDS encoding flavodoxin family protein — MKKVIAINGSPRKKWNTATLLNKALEGAASQGAETELINLYDLNYKGCISCFACKLKDGKSYGKCACRDDLTLILEKIEQADALILGSPIYLGAATGEMRSFIERLIFPYLVYDENYSTLFNKKIPTGFIYTMNVNESQMKEMGYNYHLQTIEWAMKRIFGSSESLFVTDTYQFDDYSKYVATKFNSEEKAKRRQEEFPRDCKKAFEMGARFVTEVKR; from the coding sequence ATGAAAAAGGTGATCGCTATTAATGGAAGTCCAAGGAAAAAATGGAATACAGCTACTTTGCTAAATAAAGCACTTGAAGGAGCAGCTTCACAAGGAGCAGAGACAGAGCTCATCAATCTTTATGATCTTAATTATAAAGGGTGTATCAGTTGTTTTGCTTGTAAACTAAAAGATGGGAAGAGTTATGGAAAATGTGCATGTAGAGATGATTTGACACTGATTTTAGAAAAAATTGAACAAGCAGATGCACTCATTCTAGGATCTCCCATTTATTTAGGGGCTGCTACTGGCGAAATGAGGTCATTTATCGAACGTTTAATTTTCCCGTATCTGGTGTATGATGAGAACTATTCCACTCTTTTTAATAAAAAGATACCAACAGGTTTTATTTATACTATGAATGTGAACGAAAGCCAGATGAAAGAGATGGGATACAATTACCATTTACAAACGATTGAATGGGCTATGAAAAGAATTTTTGGATCATCAGAATCGTTGTTTGTTACCGATACTTATCAGTTTGACGATTATTCCAAATATGTTGCTACGAAATTTAATTCTGAAGAAAAAGCAAAAAGGCGACAAGAAGAATTTCCAAGAGATTGTAAAAAAGCCTTTGAAATGGGAGCCAGATTTGTGACAGAGGTGAAACGCTAA
- a CDS encoding MBL fold metallo-hydrolase, whose protein sequence is MSEITTITLGISNLFLVRDKGLLLVDTGTDATREKYVELFSKLKINPRDIDLIVISHGHSDHFAHVHELKELTDAPVLCHKNAVDALKTGKNPKVIPRNELGERVLEMILKNEPILCQTVEPDIIVESMFDLNQYGVAGKIIYTPGHSDCSITVLLDSGEAIVGDMVVSSPLTGNACAAYFANDEKALFNNIRMLLEHAHTFYSGHGGPFSRKQILKLV, encoded by the coding sequence ATGAGTGAAATAACGACAATTACTCTAGGTATTTCTAATTTGTTCTTAGTGAGGGACAAAGGGCTGCTGTTAGTCGATACGGGAACAGATGCTACGCGTGAGAAGTATGTGGAGCTATTTTCAAAGCTCAAAATTAACCCCCGAGATATTGATCTCATCGTAATTTCCCATGGTCATTCCGATCACTTTGCGCATGTTCATGAACTTAAAGAACTAACGGATGCTCCAGTGCTTTGCCATAAGAATGCGGTAGATGCTTTAAAAACCGGTAAAAATCCGAAAGTTATCCCGAGAAATGAATTGGGCGAGAGAGTATTAGAAATGATTTTGAAAAATGAGCCAATCCTATGTCAGACTGTGGAACCAGATATTATCGTTGAGTCGATGTTTGATTTAAATCAATATGGCGTGGCAGGAAAAATAATCTATACGCCTGGGCACAGCGATTGTTCTATCACGGTTCTTTTAGATTCGGGAGAGGCCATTGTCGGTGATATGGTGGTTTCATCCCCTTTGACTGGAAATGCATGTGCGGCTTATTTTGCAAATGATGAAAAAGCATTATTTAATAATATCCGAATGTTACTAGAACATGCTCACACATTTTACAGCGGGCATGGGGGCCCTTTTAGCAGGAAACAAATTTTAAAGCTTGTTTAG
- a CDS encoding flavodoxin family protein translates to MKVVGINGSPHKEGNTARLIQTVFNELNRQGIDTEMISLSSQNISGCTACGACMKQKNRHCVITDDSFNVYLEKMIAADGIILGSPVYSADVTSQIKAFIDRASMVLAANKGLLKYKVGASVIAARRGGAISAFDTLNHFLHSKEMFLVGSTYWNMVYGNQIGEVEQDQEGMANMKNLGENMAWLLKKIHSNAEFS, encoded by the coding sequence ATGAAAGTAGTTGGCATTAATGGAAGTCCTCATAAAGAAGGAAATACAGCCCGATTAATTCAAACCGTGTTTAATGAACTGAATCGGCAGGGAATTGATACGGAAATGATTTCATTGTCCAGTCAAAATATAAGCGGCTGTACTGCTTGTGGTGCTTGTATGAAGCAAAAGAATAGGCACTGTGTGATAACAGACGATTCTTTTAATGTTTATTTGGAAAAAATGATCGCCGCAGATGGGATTATTCTTGGCTCACCCGTATACTCCGCAGACGTCACTTCACAGATAAAGGCATTCATTGATCGGGCCAGTATGGTGTTAGCAGCGAATAAAGGATTGCTAAAATATAAGGTCGGAGCCTCAGTCATTGCAGCTCGCCGTGGTGGCGCGATTAGCGCTTTTGATACTTTAAATCATTTTTTACATAGTAAAGAGATGTTTCTCGTAGGCTCAACTTATTGGAATATGGTTTATGGCAATCAGATTGGTGAAGTGGAACAAGACCAAGAAGGAATGGCTAATATGAAAAATCTGGGGGAAAATATGGCTTGGTTATTAAAAAAGATTCATAGTAATGCTGAATTCAGTTGA
- a CDS encoding winged helix-turn-helix transcriptional regulator — protein MQKWSPNECKCPITYTLSVVGGKWKWLILYKLFENGVQRYGELKRNIPLITHKMLSHQLKELELEKLIYRNEYHQIPPKVEYSLTEKGKTLIPILQLMSEWGAKNKPSNNPLP, from the coding sequence ATGCAAAAATGGTCGCCAAACGAATGTAAATGTCCTATTACATATACGCTGTCCGTTGTCGGAGGTAAATGGAAGTGGCTTATACTTTATAAGCTATTTGAAAATGGAGTACAACGCTACGGCGAGTTGAAAAGAAATATACCGTTAATTACACATAAAATGTTAAGTCATCAACTCAAAGAACTAGAATTGGAAAAATTAATCTACCGGAATGAGTACCACCAAATTCCGCCTAAAGTTGAATACTCGCTAACAGAAAAAGGCAAAACACTCATCCCAATCTTACAGCTTATGTCAGAGTGGGGAGCAAAAAATAAACCGTCCAACAATCCGCTTCCCTAA
- a CDS encoding RraA family protein yields MTNTGFRIYTKFNRPSRSVVEGFRGIPVANIDDCMNRSACIDAKIRPLNKAPLLGTAFTVKARPGDNLLLYKAIEMAQTGDVVVVAVQGELSNAVTGQLMITRAKQRGIAGLVIDGAVRDSDAIKNMDIPVYAVGTTSNGPYKEGPGEINVPVALGGIVVNPGDILVGDADSVVVINPREAADIMERAKAVVAKELGIMKAIESNSWDISWVDKMLKEKGCEFIEAAWDDRGY; encoded by the coding sequence ATGACAAACACAGGTTTTCGAATTTATACAAAATTTAATCGTCCATCACGTTCGGTTGTAGAAGGATTTAGGGGCATCCCAGTTGCCAATATCGATGATTGTATGAATCGTAGTGCTTGTATTGATGCTAAGATTAGGCCATTAAATAAGGCTCCTTTATTGGGTACTGCGTTTACTGTTAAGGCACGACCTGGAGATAATCTCTTGCTTTATAAGGCTATTGAGATGGCTCAAACTGGAGATGTCGTTGTTGTCGCCGTGCAGGGGGAATTGTCTAATGCTGTAACTGGACAGTTAATGATAACAAGGGCAAAACAACGGGGAATTGCTGGTCTTGTTATCGACGGGGCTGTACGTGACTCAGATGCGATCAAGAATATGGATATTCCGGTTTATGCTGTTGGAACCACGTCGAATGGTCCCTATAAGGAGGGACCGGGTGAGATAAATGTACCTGTAGCTTTAGGCGGAATAGTCGTGAATCCGGGTGATATTTTGGTCGGTGATGCTGATAGTGTTGTTGTTATCAATCCCAGAGAAGCCGCTGATATTATGGAAAGGGCTAAAGCAGTGGTTGCTAAAGAACTTGGAATAATGAAAGCGATTGAGTCCAATTCTTGGGATATTTCCTGGGTAGATAAAATGCTGAAGGAAAAAGGATGCGAGTTCATTGAGGCGGCGTGGGATGATCGTGGTTATTGA
- a CDS encoding LysR family transcriptional regulator, with the protein MQIHDIQAFLAVVRTKNISRAAEEMYLSQSTITHRLKNLELTMGVTLLDRGRGMKNIYLTPSGKDFLQIAKRWDVLWKETEFLKKQGDHMALSFGTLESLNLSVFPSLFISLSQHIPKIRLEIHTQHTDDLYSSVERRQIDVAFVLREIFSPNIKKEPWATAPMVLLKTSNPSEAEKIMIDNNNLNADNEVYTPWSGTNFTSWHDQWWDPTCRYRINITGVNLILTLLQDVEKWAIVPMWLAQYATKLGNFSYYRLSNPPPDLICYKITHKFPKPSTQRSLLVLNEYLKNIKIS; encoded by the coding sequence ATGCAAATTCATGACATTCAAGCCTTCTTGGCGGTTGTTCGTACTAAAAACATAAGCCGAGCCGCCGAAGAAATGTACTTATCACAATCTACCATCACGCATCGACTAAAAAATCTGGAATTAACAATGGGAGTCACGCTTCTTGATCGCGGGCGAGGCATGAAAAACATTTACCTAACACCATCAGGAAAAGATTTCCTACAAATAGCCAAAAGGTGGGACGTCTTGTGGAAAGAAACTGAATTTTTAAAGAAACAAGGCGATCATATGGCCTTATCCTTCGGTACATTAGAAAGTCTTAACCTAAGTGTTTTTCCATCTCTTTTTATATCGCTAAGCCAGCATATACCAAAAATCAGATTAGAAATCCATACACAACATACAGACGATCTTTATTCTTCTGTAGAAAGAAGACAGATTGATGTTGCATTCGTACTACGGGAAATTTTTTCACCAAACATAAAAAAAGAACCATGGGCAACAGCCCCTATGGTTCTTTTAAAAACTAGCAACCCAAGTGAAGCAGAAAAAATAATGATTGACAATAATAACTTGAATGCGGATAACGAAGTATATACCCCCTGGTCTGGAACTAACTTTACGTCATGGCATGATCAATGGTGGGACCCTACCTGTCGATATCGCATAAATATTACAGGTGTCAATCTTATCCTTACTTTACTCCAAGACGTCGAAAAATGGGCTATCGTACCTATGTGGCTAGCACAATACGCCACCAAACTCGGTAACTTTAGTTATTATCGGCTATCCAATCCGCCCCCTGATCTGATTTGCTACAAAATAACCCATAAATTTCCCAAACCAAGTACGCAAAGAAGTCTTTTAGTTCTTAATGAATATCTTAAGAATATAAAAATATCGTAG
- a CDS encoding DMT family transporter has protein sequence MAVTLGLYCLKAKDYVMIINNIMIREVTYMQWIFLSLAILLEVCGITMMKLSEGCTKIVFTVPMFGFYVLSLSMLSLALKKIQVSVAYAIWAGVGIVLITIVGVLFFKESLSVSKEIFLLLILIGSIGLHLIESCHY, from the coding sequence GTGGCTGTTACACTTGGTTTGTATTGTTTGAAAGCAAAAGACTATGTTATGATAATAAATAATATTATGATAAGAGAGGTTACTTACATGCAGTGGATATTTTTAAGTTTGGCGATATTATTAGAGGTTTGTGGCATTACTATGATGAAACTTTCGGAAGGATGCACCAAGATAGTATTTACTGTTCCCATGTTTGGTTTTTATGTGTTAAGTTTAAGCATGCTTTCTTTAGCACTGAAAAAAATTCAAGTGAGTGTGGCATATGCTATATGGGCGGGCGTTGGAATTGTCCTGATTACGATTGTTGGTGTTCTGTTTTTCAAAGAATCACTATCGGTTAGTAAAGAAATTTTCTTGTTGCTAATTCTAATAGGTTCAATCGGTCTGCATTTAATTGAGTCATGTCACTATTGA
- a CDS encoding oxidoreductase, translating to MKQQHANLFNPIKIGTLEIKNRIVMGPMGPGGLTTEDGVYNEKGVEYYVARAKGGAGLILTGVTYVENEIEKSAMPSMACPTLNPVNFVKTAKIMTERIHAYDAKIFLQLSAGFGRVSVPAINGTMEAIGPSPIPHRWVPGLVCRELTIAEIKTYVRKFAESAAIAKKAGFDGIEIHAVHEGYLLDQFTISFFNHRTDEYGGSLMNRLRFSSEIVQAIKAECGQDFPVILRYSIKSFIKDWNKGGLPGEDFVEKGRDIEEGKEVARLLEQAGYDAFDGDVGSYDSWYWSHPPMYHKKGMYLPYNEILKQILKVPVITAGRVDDPDLASEAIATGKTDMISMARPLLADPDLPNKIRQGKIEKIRPCLSCQEGCMGRLQHFASLSCAVNPAVGREREYDLKQATVMKKVVIVGGGVAGCEAARVCALRGHKVSLYEKSSRLGGNVIPGGAPDFKEDDIKLADWYTLELKDLKVDVHLNSEVTKEMMTKQDADAVIVATGSTPKMLRIEDGDDKVFTAEDVLLGKKDPGKSTVIIGGGLVGCETALWLAQAGKKVTIVEMMDGILKVGGPLCSANDEMLKELLKFKGVDIRTQTAIVKANEQGFIVKCNDQTETIEADSAIICIGYNGQRKLYDEVKNAVGEIYLLGDARKVQNIMYAIWDAYEVARDI from the coding sequence TTGAAACAGCAACATGCCAATCTTTTTAATCCGATAAAAATTGGAACACTTGAAATTAAGAACAGAATTGTTATGGGACCAATGGGACCTGGCGGACTTACAACAGAAGACGGTGTGTATAACGAAAAAGGTGTCGAATACTATGTTGCCAGAGCCAAAGGCGGCGCCGGTCTTATTCTGACTGGTGTCACTTATGTTGAAAATGAAATTGAAAAAAGTGCTATGCCGTCTATGGCTTGTCCGACACTGAATCCTGTAAACTTTGTGAAAACGGCAAAAATAATGACTGAAAGAATTCACGCCTATGATGCAAAAATATTTCTGCAATTGTCGGCTGGATTTGGACGGGTCAGTGTTCCCGCTATCAATGGCACCATGGAGGCTATTGGTCCTTCGCCTATTCCGCATCGATGGGTTCCTGGACTGGTATGCAGGGAACTGACCATAGCAGAGATTAAAACTTATGTCAGGAAGTTTGCTGAATCGGCGGCTATTGCGAAAAAGGCCGGGTTTGATGGAATAGAGATTCATGCTGTTCACGAAGGATATCTATTAGATCAGTTTACCATTTCCTTCTTTAACCATAGAACGGACGAATATGGCGGGAGTTTGATGAATCGCTTGCGTTTTTCCAGTGAGATTGTTCAAGCGATTAAAGCTGAATGTGGTCAGGATTTTCCTGTGATTCTACGTTATAGTATTAAAAGCTTTATTAAAGACTGGAACAAGGGCGGACTTCCAGGCGAGGACTTTGTGGAAAAAGGCCGTGACATTGAAGAAGGGAAGGAAGTTGCCAGACTACTTGAACAAGCTGGATATGACGCTTTTGATGGCGATGTCGGATCATATGATTCCTGGTACTGGAGCCATCCGCCGATGTATCATAAAAAAGGCATGTATTTACCCTATAATGAAATATTGAAACAGATACTAAAAGTACCGGTAATTACGGCTGGCAGAGTGGATGATCCTGATCTTGCCAGTGAGGCAATTGCTACAGGTAAGACCGATATGATTTCCATGGCAAGGCCCTTGCTGGCCGACCCTGACCTACCTAATAAAATACGTCAGGGGAAAATCGAAAAAATTCGTCCTTGTTTATCCTGTCAGGAAGGCTGTATGGGGAGACTACAGCATTTTGCCTCGCTTTCTTGTGCTGTAAATCCTGCAGTCGGTAGAGAAAGAGAATATGACTTGAAACAGGCAACTGTAATGAAAAAGGTTGTAATTGTTGGCGGGGGTGTGGCTGGTTGTGAAGCAGCCAGGGTTTGTGCACTGCGTGGACATAAGGTATCGCTTTATGAAAAGAGTAGTAGACTGGGTGGCAATGTGATACCAGGCGGAGCACCTGACTTTAAAGAAGATGATATCAAGTTAGCTGATTGGTACACTTTAGAACTCAAGGATCTTAAGGTAGATGTGCACTTAAATAGTGAAGTTACGAAAGAAATGATGACCAAGCAAGATGCAGACGCGGTGATTGTAGCTACAGGGTCCACACCTAAAATGCTGCGCATTGAAGATGGCGATGACAAGGTATTTACTGCGGAAGACGTGTTGCTTGGTAAAAAAGATCCAGGCAAGTCAACTGTGATTATTGGCGGAGGTCTTGTCGGTTGTGAGACGGCATTATGGCTGGCGCAAGCAGGCAAAAAGGTAACTATTGTCGAGATGATGGATGGCATCTTAAAGGTAGGCGGGCCTTTATGTTCCGCTAATGACGAAATGCTAAAAGAACTGTTGAAATTCAAAGGCGTGGATATTAGAACACAGACAGCCATTGTTAAAGCGAACGAGCAAGGGTTTATTGTTAAGTGTAATGATCAGACAGAAACAATTGAAGCCGATTCAGCCATTATCTGTATTGGCTATAATGGGCAAAGAAAGTTGTATGATGAAGTTAAAAATGCTGTGGGAGAGATTTATTTATTAGGTGATGCCAGAAAAGTACAAAATATCATGTACGCTATTTGGGATGCTTATGAAGTAGCTAGAGATATATAA